The following DNA comes from Nicotiana sylvestris chromosome 10, ASM39365v2, whole genome shotgun sequence.
ATCCTCATATTTTTATatgatgtgaaatatttaaatcaggctacaagctgcggtggatgttatataaggacgaggtccttgtggtgaaaagtttttgtgtttaaattctccctttgtgaaattaaaatttgtactatagtcCTTATGCGGAGTCATGCCtatgaggcttatttgaaaattcttgtatgaatatctctgtgcataatttgccaaattgtattgtaattattgagttttagcctacaaGGTGAGTGCCCAGGTGGCGTTAATGGTGAATTGttaatttgggtaagtaattatgaGGCCTTCATGCTACGTTGTTAGTAAAGTGAAAGCTTGAAACAAGAATTTGTTAATATGAAGTTAATTAGCAATTTTGTAATCGATTATGTACAACTATTAAAACAAGAGATGTGGTTAAAGGTCATACATATGACGCGTTTCATGTCGAGATATCATTATGATAATACCGTGCTTGTAATATGGAGATTAGTGTttttgatatatacattgtggtgttTTAttgagttgtggatgtgttgttaggagttTTTTTAGTGTTACTCTAATAGATGGATAGTCCAAATTACAGgagagactctgccgaaatttctgaaaaatttgggagttagaaaaataaAATTCGGGACATTGAAATATGCGAAGAAAAAGATAAGTTACGTTGTGTATTTGAGGACGAAttaccctaagtgggggagaatgtaagcgCTATTAAAAGTTGATGTGTGTTGACATGAGAATAATACCGTGTGTTGATGTGAAAATTTGGACCATTTTGAAAATGTTTGGAgagtaagaaatttggtcttaaagtttacaaatatggataaatgAAATAATCTCAACTGAGATGGTGTTGTTGGGTTATGTCAAATGCGGTAACATGAGATCAACCGAGAGTATAggtgtaaaagtaaaatcatcaatttggcaACCTCAAAATAATTCTTAgtatgttcgaggatgaacgtttgtttttgaggtggagaatgtaatgacccgacctgtcgttttaagaatttatgccccgattcCCTATTAATTGCATTTctgtatttgtttctgctattgtgagttgctgggaggaattatttggaatttcggagagttttggggcacttagtccctaaatgagagcttaagttctggaaatttgatcgtagtcggaacagtgtgaagatggtcTCAGAACAAAAttctgatggtttcgttagctccgttgggtgattttgggtttacGAACGttttcagattgtgttttggaggtccgtagctaatttaggcttgaaatgccaaaagttgaatttttgaagtttctggttcgatagtgagattttgatccgagggctggaatggaatttcggaactTGGAGTAGCttcatagtgttgaatgtgacgtgtgtgcaaaatttcaggtcattcggacgaggtttaattttttgatcgaaaatgtaatttaagagtttttggaatttgtaggcttgaatccaatgtaaaatttgtgttttgatgttgttttgatcgTTCCGAAGATTGAAaaaggtttgaatgatgttttaggattagttggcatgtttggttgtggttccgaggacctcgggtgagttttggggtgGTTCCGGACCATTTCTAAGCTATTTTTAGCTGCTGATTTTTGGCTACAGCAGTGTTCTATGCGATCGTGGGAAATTGGACGCGATCGCGATGAGTAAAATGCGAAAAAATGCCAGTGCTTCGCGATTGCGGATGAACCTTTgcggtagtggtagtggtagtagtggtggtagtagtgatggtagtagtggtggtagtcgtggtggtggtggtagtggtggtggtagtggtagtagtgatGGTGGTGGTAGTaatggtagtggtagtggtagtggtagtggtagtggtggtggtagtggtagtgatGGTGGTGATAGTGGTAGTAGTGATAGTGGTAGTGGtcgtagtagtagtggtagtagtagtagtagtgataGTGGTAGTgatagtggtagtggtagtggtggtagcaGTAGCGGTAacggtagtggtagtggtagtagcgATAGtgatagtagtagtagtggtagtagtagtggtagtggtagtagtagtagtagtggtggaggtggtggtggtggtggtggtggtgatgatggtggtagtggtggtggtggtaTTAGTAGCGGTAGTAGGGGTGGTGATGGTAGTGGTAGCAGTAGTAGTGGTAGTGATAGTATTGGTAGTAGTgatagtggtagtggtagtagtagtaatagtagtggtagtggtagtggtagtggtagtagtagtggtggtagtggtagcgGTAGTGATAGTGGTAGTGGTAGCGGTGGTGGTAGTGGTGATGGTAGTAGtggtggtggtagtagtagtggtagtgatagtagtagtagtagtagtagtagttgtggtagtggtggtggtggtggtagtggAGGTGGTGGTACTGGTAGTGATAGTGGTGGTGGTGgagtggtggtggtggtagtggtagtggtagtagtgaaAGTGGTTGTGGTTGTGGTAGTAATAGTAGTGATAGTGGTgatagtggtagtggtagtagtgatagtagtagtagtaatagtaTTGGTAGTAGTAGTACTAGAAGTAGTAGTGGTAGTGATAGTGATAGTgctagtggtagtagtagtggtagtgatagtgatagtggtagtggtagtagtagtggtagtgatagtggtggtggtagtagtagtagtagtagtaatggTAGTgatagtggtagtggtagtggtggtggtggtggtagtggtagcGGTAGTAGGggtggtggtggtagtggtagtgatagtagtggtagtagtgatAGCGGTAGTGATAGTAGTGATAGGGGTAGTGGTAGTgatagtagtggtagtggtagtggtagtcgTAGTAGTAGTTGTAGTAGTgatagtggtagtagtagtagtagtagtagtagtagtagtgttAGTGGTTGTGGTAGTGGTAGTgatagtggtagtagtagtggtagtggtagtgatagtggtagtggtagtggtagtggcaATGGCAATGGTAGTGTCAGTGGTAGTGTCAGTGGTAGTGTCAGTGGTAGTgatagtggtagtagtggtggtagtagtggtggtagtagtagcGGTAGTGATAATAGCAACAGTtgtagtagtggtagtggtagtggtagggGTAGTAATGGTGGTAGtagttggtggtggtggtggtactGGTAGTGGTAGTGGTTGTGGTTGTTGTGGTAGTGGAGGTGGTGGTATTGGTAGTGGTAATAGTGATAGTAGTGGTAGTGGTTGTAGTTGTAGTTGTGGTGGTAGTAGTAGCGGTAGTGATAATAGCAGCAGTtgtagtagtggtagtggtagtggtagggGTAGTAATGGTGGTAGtagttggtggtggtggtggtgatgGTATTGGTAGTGGTAGTGGTTGTGGTGGTTGTTGTAGTGGAGCTGGTGGTATTAATAGTGGTAATAGTGATAGTAGTGGTAGTGGTTGTAGTTGTAGTtgtggtggtagtagtagtggtagtggtggtagtgatagtggtggtagtagtagtagtagtagtgttAGTAGTGGTAATGATAGTAGAAGTAGTAATAGTAGTGTTAGTAGTAGtactagtagtagtagtggtagtgataaaggtggtggtggtagtagtagtagtagtaatggTAGTGATAGTGATAGTAGTAGTGGTAatagtggtggtggtggtggtagtggtagcGATAGTAGGggtggtggtggtagtggtagtgatTAGTAATGGTAGTAGTGATAGCGGTAGTGATAGTAGTGATAGGGGTAGTGGTAGTGGTAATaatggtagtggtagtggtagtcgtagtagtagtagtagtagtggtagtggtggtagtagtagtagtagtagtagtaatgttagtggtagtggtagtggtagtgataGTGGTAGTAGTATTGGTAGTAATAGTgatagtggtagtggtagtggtagtggtagtggtaatGGCAGTGGTAGTGTTAGTTGTAGTgatagtggtagtagtggtggtagtagtggtggtagtagtagcGGTAGTGATAATAgcagtagtagtggtagtggttGTAGTTGTAGTtgtggtggtagtagtagtagtagtggtgatAGCGATAgtgatagtagtagtagtagtgttAGTAGTGGTAATGATAGTAGAAGTAGTAATAGTAGAAGAAGTaatagtagtggtagtagtagtactagtagtagtagtggtggtggtggtggtagtagtggtaatggtggtggtagtggtagtgatAATGATAGTAGtgttagtagtagtagtagtgatagtagtagtagtaatagtagtggtagtagtagtactagtagtagtagtagtagtggtagtgatagtgatagtggtagtggtagtggtagtagtagtggtagtgatagtggtggtggtggtagtagtagtagtagtaatggTAGTGATAGTAATAGTagtagtggtggtggtggtggtggtggtggtagcGGTAGTAGGGAtggtggtggtagtagtagtgatagtagtggtagtagtgatAGAGGTAGTGCTAGTAGTGATAGGGGTaatggtagtggtagtagtggtagtggtagtggtagtggtggtagtagtagtagtagtagtagtgttagtggtagtggtagtgatagtgatagtagtagtggtagtgatagtgatagtggtagtggtagtggtagtggtagtagtagtggaaATGGCATTGTTAGTGTTAGTGGTAGTGATAGTGATAGTgatagtggtagtagtagtggtagtagtggtggtagtagtggtggtagtagtagcGGTTGTGATAatagcagtagtagtagtggtagtggtagtggtagggGTAGTAATGGTGGTAGtagttggtggtggtggtggtggtggtggtactGGTAGTAATCGTGGTAGTGGTGGTTGTGGTAGTGGAGGTGGTGGTATTGGTAGTGGTAATAGTGATAGTAGTGGTAGTGGTTGTAGTTGTAGTGGTGGTAATGatagtggtggtagtagtagtagtagtagtgttAGTAGTGGTAATGATTGTAGAAGTAGTaatagtagtggtagtagtagtactaGTAGTAgaagtggtggtggtggtggtagtagtggtaaTGGTGGTGGTGGTGATGGTAGTGGTAGTTGTAATGATAGTAGTGTTagtggtggtggtagtggtagtagtagtagtaataggAGTGGTAGTGGTAGTACTAGTTGttgtagtagtagtggtagtgatagtgatagtagtagtggtagtagtagtggtagtgatagtggtggtggtagtagtagtagttgtaGTAATGGTAGTgatagtggtagtggtagtggtggtggtggtggtggtagtggtagcGATAGTAGGggtggtggtggtagtggtagtgatTAATAATGGTAGTAGTGATAGCGGTAGTGATAGTAGTGATAGGGGTAGTGGTAGTGGTAATaatggtagtggtagtggtagtggtagtagtagtagtagtggtagtggtagtagtagtagtagtagtagtagtagtagtagtagtagtgttagtggtagtggtagtggtagtgatagtggtagtagtagtggtagtaatagtgatagtggtagtggtagtggtagtggtagtggtaatGGCAGTGATAGTGTTAGTTGTAGTgatagtggtagtagtggtggtagtagtggtggtagtagtagcGGTAGTGATAATAgcagtagtagtggtagtggttGTAGTTGTAGTtgtggtggtagtagtagtagtagtggtggtagcGATAGTGATAGTAGTAGTATTAGTGTTAGTAGTGGTAATGATAGTAGAAGTAGTAATAGTAGAAGTAGTaatagtagtggtagtagtagtactagtagtagtagtagtggtggtggtggtagtagtggtaatggtggtggtagtggtagtgatAATGATAGTAGtgttagtagtagtagtagtgatagtagtagtagtaatagtagtggtagtagtagtactagtagtagtagtagtagtggtagtgatagtgatagtggtagtggtagtggtagtagtagtggtagtgatagtggtggtggtggtagtagtagtagtagtaatggTAGTGATAGTGATAGTAGTAGTGGTGGCggtggtggtggtagtggtagcGGTAGTAGGGatggtggtggtagtggtagtgatagtagtggtagtagtgatAGAGGTAGTGCTAGTAGTGATAggggtagtggtagtggtagtagtgttAGTGGTAGTGGTAGTCGTAGTAGttgtagtagtagtggtagtggtggtagtagtagtagtagtagt
Coding sequences within:
- the LOC138880078 gene encoding uncharacterized protein, coding for MRKNASASRLRMNLCGSGSGSSGGSSDGSSGGSRGGGGSGGGSGSSDGGGSNGSGSGSGSGSGGGSGSDGGDSGSSDSGSGRSSSGSSSSSDSGSDSGSGSGGSSSGNGSGSGSSDSDSSSSGSSSGSGSSSSSGGGGGGGGGGDDGGSGGGGISSGSRGGDGSGSSSSGSDSIGSSDSGSGSSSNSSGSGSGSGSSSGGSGSGSDSGSGSGGGSGDGSSGGGSSSGSDSSSSSSSSCVIVVVVECNSSDSGDSGSGSSDSSSSNSIGSSSTRSSSGSDSDSASGSSSGSDSDSGSGSSSGSDSGGGSSSSSSNGSDSGSGSGGGGGSGSGSRGGGGSGSDSSGSSDSGSDSSDRGSGSDSSGSGSGSRSSSCSSDSGSSSSSSSSSSVSGCGSGSDSGSSSGSGSDSGSGSGSGNGNGSVSGSVSGSVSGSDSGSSGGSSGGSSSGSDNSNSCSSGSGSGRGSNGGSSWWWWWYW
- the LOC138880079 gene encoding uncharacterized protein; amino-acid sequence: MVVVVGGGGGDGIGSGSGCGGCCSGAGGINSGNSDSSGSGCSCSCGGSSSGSGGSDSGGSSSSSSVSSGNDSRSSNSSVSSSTSSSSGSDKGGGGSSSSSNGSDSDSSSGNSGGGGGSGSDSRGGGGSGSDYGSGSRSSSSSSGSGGSSSSSSSNVSGSGSGSDSGSSIGSNSDSGSGSGSGSGNGSGSVSCSDSGSSGGSSGGSSSGSDNSSSSGSGCSCSCGGSSSSSGDSDSDSSSSSVSSGNDSRSSNSRRSNSSGSSSTSSSSGGGGGSSGNGGGSGSDNDSSVSSSSSDSSSSNSSGSSSTMLVVVIVIVIVVVVVVVVVVVVVVVVAVVIIAVVVVVVVVVGVVMVVVVGGGGGGGGTGSNRGSGGCGSGGGGIGSGNSDSSGSGCSCSGGNDSGGSSSSSSVSSGNDCRSSNSSGSSSTSSRSGGGGGSSGNGGGGDGSGSCNDSSVSGGGSGSSSSNRSGSGSTSCCSSSGSDSDSSSGSSSGSDSGGGSSSSCSNGSDSGSGSGGGGGGSGSDSRGGGGSGSD